In a single window of the Renibacterium salmoninarum ATCC 33209 genome:
- the gnd gene encoding phosphogluconate dehydrogenase (NAD(+)-dependent, decarboxylating), with amino-acid sequence MHIGLIGLGKMGFNMRARLREAGIEVTGFDRNPEVTDVSSIDDLVAALPAPRIVWVMVPSGAITDSVVDELSAKLAAGDLLIDGGNSRFTEDQKHTAQLAEKSIKFLDCGVSGGVWGLQNGYGLMTGGSDEDIEAAMPIFDALRPEGDRADSFVHVGGVGAGHYAKMVHNGIEYGLMQSYAEGYELLAAKDIVKDLPGTFRAWQKGTVVRSWLLDLMVKALEEDPGLAAIDDYVEDSGEGRWTVEEAIASSVPVPAITAALYARFSSREDNSPAMRMVSALRNQFGGHATKPAK; translated from the coding sequence ATGCATATCGGTCTTATCGGTTTGGGAAAAATGGGATTTAACATGCGTGCGCGATTGCGCGAAGCTGGAATTGAAGTAACCGGCTTTGATCGAAATCCAGAAGTGACTGACGTTTCTTCAATCGACGATCTTGTCGCGGCTCTGCCGGCACCCCGAATTGTTTGGGTAATGGTCCCCTCGGGCGCGATTACCGATTCCGTCGTTGACGAGTTGAGTGCAAAACTAGCTGCCGGTGATTTGTTGATCGATGGTGGCAACTCGCGATTTACCGAGGATCAGAAGCACACGGCACAGTTGGCCGAAAAATCCATCAAATTCTTGGATTGTGGCGTTTCCGGCGGTGTGTGGGGACTTCAGAACGGTTACGGCTTGATGACTGGCGGCTCGGATGAAGACATCGAAGCCGCGATGCCGATTTTCGATGCGCTTCGGCCGGAAGGCGATCGGGCAGACAGCTTCGTTCACGTGGGCGGAGTTGGCGCAGGACACTACGCCAAAATGGTGCATAACGGCATCGAGTATGGACTGATGCAGTCGTACGCCGAAGGTTATGAGCTGCTTGCCGCGAAAGACATCGTTAAAGATCTCCCGGGCACATTCCGAGCTTGGCAAAAAGGCACCGTAGTTCGGTCTTGGCTGCTTGATTTGATGGTTAAAGCACTCGAAGAAGATCCCGGTCTGGCTGCAATCGATGACTATGTTGAAGATTCCGGCGAAGGACGTTGGACCGTGGAAGAAGCAATTGCCAGCTCGGTGCCAGTGCCAGCAATTACCGCAGCGCTCTATGCTCGGTTCTCCTCTCGCGAAGATAATTCCCCGGCGATGCGCATGGTTTCGGCACTGCGCAATCAATTCGGCGGACACGCGACCAAACCGGCGAAATAG
- the recF gene encoding DNA replication/repair protein RecF (All proteins in this family for which functions are known are DNA-binding proteins that assist the filamentation of RecA onto DNA for the initiation of recombination or recombinational repair.) — protein MYLEQLSLTDFRSYQQADLGLEPGVNVFIGSNGLGKTNLVEALGYLASLSSHRVSQDGPLIRFGAEQALIRGNLVRGTQRLGLEVEINASRANRARINRANPVRAREILGLCRTVLFAPEDLSLVKGDPGNRRRFLDDLLQSLHPRFAGLRADYERVLKQRNALLKSARGHSRSRQAPSADFLSTIEVWDQHFANHAAQLLSARLKVLEQLKPEMSRAYQELTDGSKELSARYRSSLDGYQEDSDDAAEIHDDEAASLVSASVESLTEHYLLALAAVRQREIERGLTLIGPHRDEVELGLGQAPARGYASHGETWSVALALRLASYYVLKADQEIDGADPILVLDDVFAELDSSRRSKLAHMVAGAEQVLVTAAVDDDVPAELSGRRIRVSAIGVVDD, from the coding sequence GTGTATTTAGAGCAGCTTTCGCTCACGGATTTTCGCAGCTATCAGCAAGCTGATCTTGGTTTGGAGCCTGGTGTCAACGTTTTTATTGGCTCAAATGGCTTAGGTAAAACCAATTTGGTTGAAGCACTTGGCTATTTGGCTTCATTGAGCTCGCATCGTGTTTCGCAGGACGGACCGTTAATTCGGTTCGGTGCGGAGCAAGCATTGATCCGTGGAAATCTTGTGCGCGGCACCCAACGGCTCGGTCTAGAAGTAGAAATTAATGCAAGTCGCGCCAATCGGGCGCGGATTAATCGGGCTAATCCGGTTCGAGCTCGCGAAATTTTGGGGCTTTGCCGCACGGTGCTTTTCGCCCCTGAAGACTTGTCATTGGTAAAGGGCGATCCTGGCAACCGACGGCGGTTTTTGGATGATTTGCTGCAGTCTTTACATCCAAGATTTGCCGGGCTCCGCGCGGATTACGAGCGCGTGTTGAAGCAACGTAATGCCCTGCTAAAGTCCGCGCGGGGACACAGCAGATCGCGGCAAGCGCCTAGCGCTGATTTTCTTTCCACCATTGAAGTTTGGGATCAGCATTTTGCCAACCATGCTGCGCAGCTGCTTTCGGCCAGGCTAAAGGTCTTAGAACAACTCAAACCAGAGATGTCGCGGGCGTATCAAGAACTCACTGATGGTTCGAAAGAGTTGTCCGCTCGTTATCGATCAAGTTTGGACGGCTACCAAGAAGACTCGGATGACGCCGCTGAAATTCACGATGACGAAGCTGCCTCATTAGTCAGTGCGAGTGTGGAATCACTCACTGAACACTATTTATTGGCCTTAGCAGCAGTGAGGCAGCGTGAAATTGAACGCGGTTTAACTTTGATTGGACCGCACCGAGACGAGGTGGAACTCGGCTTGGGTCAGGCGCCGGCACGGGGCTACGCATCGCACGGCGAAACATGGTCTGTAGCGTTGGCTCTGCGACTAGCTTCCTACTATGTGCTCAAAGCAGATCAAGAGATTGACGGCGCAGATCCGATTTTGGTATTGGATGATGTTTTTGCGGAGTTGGACTCTTCACGGCGTAGCAAGCTCGCTCACATGGTTGCCGGTGCGGAACAAGTTCTTGTCACCGCTGCAGTAGACGATGACGTGCCGGCTGAGCTTAGCGGCCGTCGAATCAGAGTTTCGGCGATTGGGGTTGTCGATGACTGA
- the gyrB gene encoding DNA topoisomerase (ATP-hydrolyzing) subunit B: MSTSNPENPQNPDASVDEAAQPSPSAKAVPTSHVSPEESHYDASDITVLEGLEAVRKRPGMYIGSTGPRGLHHLITEVVDNSVDEALAGYCTHIEITLQADGGVRVDDDGRGIPVDMHPTEGKPTVEVVMTVLHAGGKFGGGGYAVSGGLHGVGISVVNALSTRVETTVKRQGFAWHQSFADGGQPVGTLRKGEPTDETGTTQLFYADGSIFESTEYDFETLRARFQQYSFLNKGLRITLTDERVTESVEEEIASDAESAEDTPAHRQVIYQYDNGLIDYVTYLNSSKKVEVINPDVIAFESENKDLNGRSIALELAMQWTTAYSESVHTYANTINTHEGGTHEEGFRAAMTSLINRYAREKNIIKEKDENLTGDDIREGLTAVISVKLSEPQFEGQTKTKLGNSEAKGFVQRVVTDELGDWLERNPGPARDVIRKSIQAAQARLAARKARESTRRKGLLESGGMPGKLKDCQSKDPSKSEIYLVEGDSAGGSAVRGRNPETQAILPLRGKILNVERARLDRALGNAEVQAMITAFGAGIGEDFDVEKARYHKIVLMADADVDGQHITTLLLTLLFRYMRPLVEHGYVYLAQPPLYRIKWSNAPHDYVYSDKERDEALTKGAAAGHRIPKDNGIQRYKGLGEMDYTELWETTMDPDHRTLLQVTMDDAASADQTFSILMGEDVESRRHFIQTNAKDVRFLDI, from the coding sequence GTGTCCACCAGCAACCCAGAAAATCCGCAGAATCCAGATGCATCAGTTGATGAAGCGGCCCAGCCTTCCCCCTCAGCAAAAGCTGTTCCCACCTCGCACGTTTCACCCGAAGAATCGCATTACGATGCCAGCGATATCACGGTCTTGGAAGGCCTTGAGGCGGTCCGTAAACGGCCAGGAATGTACATCGGTTCTACCGGACCTCGAGGCTTACACCACCTGATTACCGAAGTTGTTGATAACTCTGTTGACGAAGCTTTGGCGGGCTACTGCACGCATATTGAAATCACACTGCAAGCCGATGGTGGCGTCCGCGTCGATGATGACGGCCGCGGTATTCCGGTAGATATGCACCCGACTGAGGGGAAACCCACCGTTGAGGTGGTCATGACGGTTTTGCACGCTGGCGGTAAGTTTGGCGGCGGTGGTTACGCGGTTTCTGGTGGCTTGCACGGCGTCGGTATCTCGGTAGTTAACGCACTTTCTACTCGCGTAGAGACGACGGTCAAACGACAAGGTTTTGCTTGGCACCAGTCATTCGCTGACGGTGGACAGCCGGTTGGTACGCTGCGAAAAGGCGAACCCACCGATGAAACAGGAACCACTCAGCTCTTTTATGCAGATGGCAGCATCTTCGAATCAACTGAATACGATTTTGAAACACTGCGCGCACGGTTCCAGCAGTATTCCTTTTTGAATAAGGGCTTGCGGATCACGCTCACGGATGAACGGGTCACTGAAAGCGTCGAGGAAGAAATCGCTTCCGATGCAGAATCAGCTGAAGATACTCCGGCACATCGTCAAGTGATTTATCAGTACGACAATGGCCTGATTGATTACGTGACGTATTTGAATTCGTCCAAAAAGGTCGAGGTGATCAATCCCGACGTGATCGCTTTTGAAAGCGAAAACAAGGATCTTAACGGTCGCTCGATCGCGCTCGAACTGGCTATGCAGTGGACTACCGCGTATTCGGAAAGTGTGCACACTTACGCAAACACCATCAACACTCATGAAGGTGGAACCCACGAAGAGGGCTTCCGCGCGGCAATGACTTCCTTGATCAATCGCTATGCACGCGAGAAGAACATCATCAAGGAAAAAGATGAGAACCTCACTGGCGACGACATCCGTGAAGGTCTTACCGCGGTTATCTCAGTCAAGCTTTCTGAGCCGCAATTTGAGGGCCAAACTAAAACGAAACTTGGCAACTCAGAAGCTAAAGGCTTTGTTCAGCGCGTTGTGACTGACGAACTCGGCGATTGGCTAGAGCGCAACCCCGGCCCGGCCCGCGATGTGATCCGGAAATCAATTCAGGCAGCGCAAGCTCGGCTAGCGGCGCGAAAAGCTCGTGAATCAACTCGACGCAAAGGCCTGCTTGAGTCCGGTGGTATGCCTGGAAAACTGAAGGATTGTCAGTCTAAGGATCCCTCGAAGAGCGAGATTTATCTGGTGGAGGGTGACTCTGCAGGCGGTTCTGCAGTTCGCGGGCGAAACCCCGAGACGCAAGCAATTTTGCCGTTGCGCGGAAAGATCCTCAACGTCGAACGTGCTCGGTTGGATCGCGCGCTTGGCAATGCTGAAGTCCAGGCAATGATCACCGCGTTTGGCGCGGGCATTGGTGAGGACTTCGACGTCGAAAAGGCCAGGTATCACAAGATTGTGCTGATGGCAGATGCTGACGTTGACGGCCAGCACATTACGACCTTGTTGTTGACCTTGCTGTTCCGCTACATGCGTCCGCTTGTTGAACACGGGTATGTCTACCTAGCCCAGCCGCCGCTGTACCGGATCAAGTGGTCCAACGCCCCGCACGATTATGTGTACTCGGATAAGGAACGCGACGAAGCGCTGACCAAAGGTGCAGCTGCCGGCCATCGGATCCCGAAAGACAATGGCATTCAGCGTTACAAGGGTCTCGGTGAAATGGATTACACCGAATTGTGGGAGACCACCATGGACCCGGACCACCGTACGTTGCTGCAGGTGACCATGGACGATGCCGCATCGGCGGATCAGACCTTCTCCATTTTGATGGGTGAAGACGTTGAATCGCGTAGGCACTTCATCCAGACAAATGCCAAGGATGTGCGCTTCCTTGATATCTGA
- a CDS encoding DLW-39 family protein, with translation MKKLIVIAAAIAGAVFLRKKMQVSKQQKNVWNQETDKVD, from the coding sequence ATGAAGAAATTGATCGTGATCGCAGCAGCTATTGCTGGCGCAGTTTTCTTGCGAAAGAAAATGCAGGTTTCGAAGCAACAAAAGAACGTCTGGAACCAGGAAACTGATAAGGTTGACTGA
- a CDS encoding DUF3566 domain-containing protein, whose product MSTNNSNSKPGVGPRVSAPARPPQRPTSTTATASRPALVKPAPKAKVRRARLQVSRVDPWSVLKMAFLLSVALGIITVVAAIVLWTVLDLTGLFNQINSLLGDIQGPEGTPLDVKKFASLGQVASFATIIAVVNVVLLTALSMLSAVLYNISATLVGGIGVTLTDD is encoded by the coding sequence TTGAGCACGAATAACTCGAACTCTAAGCCCGGCGTGGGCCCAAGGGTAAGTGCGCCTGCCCGCCCGCCGCAGCGGCCGACGTCGACCACGGCTACCGCTAGTCGGCCGGCCTTAGTCAAACCGGCTCCTAAGGCTAAAGTCCGCCGTGCAAGGCTCCAGGTTTCTCGGGTAGATCCCTGGTCAGTGCTAAAAATGGCGTTCTTGCTTTCGGTTGCCCTTGGCATCATTACCGTGGTTGCCGCGATCGTGCTCTGGACCGTTTTGGACTTGACTGGTTTGTTTAACCAGATCAATTCATTGCTTGGCGATATTCAGGGTCCGGAGGGCACACCGCTGGACGTGAAGAAGTTTGCTTCGCTGGGTCAGGTTGCGTCCTTCGCCACAATCATTGCCGTGGTCAACGTGGTGTTATTGACCGCACTTTCGATGCTTTCAGCGGTGTTGTACAACATCTCCGCCACTTTGGTCGGTGGAATTGGCGTCACGTTAACTGACGACTAG
- the gyrA gene encoding DNA gyrase subunit A translates to MSDETGEIITDRIEQVDLQTEMQRSYLDYAMAVIVGRALPDVRDGLKPVHRRVLYAMYDGGYRPDRSFNKCARVVGEVMGQYHPHGDSAIYDALVRLIQDWTMRYPLALGQGNFGSPGNDGAAAPRYTETKMAPLAMEMVRDIDKRTVDFQDNYDGKNQEPVILPARFPNLLVNGSSGIAVGMATNIPPHNLREVAEGAQWYLANPTASKEELLEALIQRIKGPDFPTGAQILGHKGIEDAYRTGRGSITMRAVVNVEEIQNRTCLVVTELPYQANPDNLAVKIAELVKDGKIGGIADLRDETSGRTGQRLVVVLKRDAVAKVVLNNLYKHTSLQDNFSANMLAIVDGVPRTLSLDAFIRHWVAHQMEVIVRRTRFLLNEAEARAHILRGLLKALDALDEVIALIRRSPTVDEARGGLIDLLGIDDLQVNAILDMQLRRLAALERQKIQDENAKLELEIAEYNSILASEDRQRTIVSEELAEIVNKFGDERRTQIMLGYDGDMSMEDLIPEEEMVVTITRGGYVKRTRSDNYRSQHRGGKGIKGAQLRGDDVVEHFFVTTTHHWLLFFTNLGRVYRAKAYELVEAGRDAKGQHVANLLAFQPDEKIAQVLDLKDYQQSPYLVLATKNGLVKKTRLEDYDTNRSAGVIAINLRDEDELVSAQLVSESDDMLLVSRKGQSIRFTATDEALRPMGRATSGVTGMKFRQDDELLAANVVTEDSYVFIVTEGGYAKRTAVEEYRTQGRGGLGIKVAKLVEDRGDLVGALIVQDDDEVLVVMEGGKVVRSNVAEVPAKGRDTMGVIFAKPDKNDRIIEVARNRERGLESEETEDEVPLTEGQTAEGQTETGTEEAPIEHE, encoded by the coding sequence ATGAGCGATGAGACCGGCGAAATCATCACAGACCGGATTGAACAGGTCGATCTGCAAACCGAAATGCAAAGGTCCTACTTGGACTACGCCATGGCAGTTATTGTTGGCCGTGCGTTGCCGGATGTGCGCGATGGGCTTAAGCCTGTGCACCGTCGGGTGCTTTATGCGATGTACGACGGCGGTTACCGGCCGGATCGCTCGTTCAATAAGTGTGCTCGTGTGGTCGGTGAAGTTATGGGCCAGTACCACCCGCACGGCGATTCAGCGATCTACGATGCCCTGGTCCGCTTGATCCAAGATTGGACCATGCGCTACCCCTTGGCACTTGGCCAAGGTAACTTTGGTTCGCCGGGTAACGATGGTGCTGCCGCTCCGCGTTACACCGAAACCAAAATGGCGCCACTCGCGATGGAAATGGTCCGTGACATCGACAAGAGGACCGTCGATTTCCAGGACAATTACGACGGTAAGAATCAAGAGCCAGTCATTTTGCCGGCGAGGTTCCCGAACCTGCTGGTCAATGGCTCCTCCGGCATTGCCGTTGGTATGGCTACCAACATTCCGCCGCATAACCTGCGTGAGGTCGCCGAAGGTGCACAGTGGTACCTGGCTAATCCAACGGCAAGCAAAGAAGAGCTGCTCGAAGCCCTGATTCAGCGAATCAAGGGGCCAGACTTCCCAACAGGTGCCCAGATTCTGGGGCATAAAGGCATCGAAGACGCCTACCGCACTGGCCGTGGTTCAATCACCATGCGCGCTGTGGTCAATGTGGAGGAGATCCAAAACCGCACCTGCTTGGTCGTTACTGAGTTGCCGTACCAGGCAAACCCGGACAATCTTGCGGTAAAGATCGCCGAGCTGGTCAAAGATGGCAAGATCGGCGGCATTGCTGACCTTCGCGATGAGACTTCTGGCCGCACCGGCCAGCGCCTCGTCGTCGTCCTGAAGCGCGACGCCGTCGCCAAGGTTGTGCTGAATAACCTCTATAAGCACACCTCGCTACAAGATAACTTCAGCGCCAACATGCTTGCCATTGTTGATGGCGTGCCCCGCACGCTGAGCTTGGACGCGTTTATCCGGCACTGGGTTGCGCACCAGATGGAAGTAATTGTGCGCCGTACCCGCTTCTTGCTCAACGAGGCAGAAGCGCGGGCACATATCTTACGAGGCCTACTTAAAGCACTTGATGCGCTTGACGAAGTAATTGCTTTGATTCGCCGTTCACCCACGGTAGACGAGGCTCGTGGTGGCCTTATCGACCTGCTTGGCATCGACGATCTGCAAGTGAACGCGATCCTGGATATGCAGTTGCGTCGACTGGCTGCCCTGGAACGGCAGAAAATCCAGGACGAGAATGCGAAGTTGGAGCTCGAGATTGCCGAGTACAACTCGATCTTGGCTTCCGAGGATCGCCAACGCACTATCGTCAGTGAAGAATTGGCGGAGATCGTCAATAAGTTCGGTGATGAGCGACGGACTCAGATCATGCTCGGCTATGACGGCGACATGAGTATGGAAGACCTTATTCCTGAAGAGGAAATGGTCGTCACGATTACTCGCGGTGGTTACGTCAAGCGCACGCGCAGCGATAACTACCGTTCACAGCATCGCGGTGGCAAGGGCATCAAGGGTGCTCAGCTGCGTGGAGACGACGTCGTCGAGCATTTCTTTGTCACGACCACGCACCATTGGCTGCTGTTCTTCACCAACTTGGGTCGTGTTTACCGGGCTAAGGCCTATGAGCTGGTTGAAGCTGGACGGGATGCTAAGGGCCAGCACGTAGCGAACTTGTTGGCTTTCCAACCTGACGAGAAAATCGCCCAGGTCTTGGATTTGAAAGACTACCAACAGTCGCCGTATCTGGTGCTGGCGACCAAGAACGGCTTGGTTAAGAAAACCCGGCTCGAAGACTACGACACTAACCGTTCAGCCGGTGTGATTGCGATTAACCTACGCGATGAAGATGAGCTTGTTTCCGCTCAGCTGGTCTCGGAGAGCGACGATATGTTGCTGGTTTCCCGCAAGGGTCAGTCGATCAGGTTCACCGCGACTGATGAGGCGCTGCGTCCGATGGGCCGGGCAACTTCCGGTGTCACGGGAATGAAGTTCCGCCAGGATGACGAATTGCTCGCCGCTAACGTAGTCACAGAAGATTCATATGTCTTCATCGTGACTGAGGGCGGTTACGCCAAGCGCACCGCGGTGGAAGAATATCGTACCCAGGGACGAGGCGGTTTGGGCATCAAGGTTGCCAAACTTGTTGAGGACCGCGGAGATCTAGTTGGCGCACTGATTGTTCAGGACGACGACGAGGTTTTGGTCGTTATGGAAGGCGGCAAGGTAGTTCGTTCTAACGTGGCTGAGGTTCCTGCGAAGGGCCGTGACACAATGGGCGTTATTTTCGCTAAACCGGACAAAAATGACCGGATTATCGAGGTCGCACGCAATAGAGAACGCGGCTTGGAGAGCGAAGAAACCGAGGATGAAGTACCGTTGACTGAAGGCCAGACGGCTGAAGGCCAGACTGAGACTGGTACCGAGGAGGCACCGATTGAGCACGAATAA
- a CDS encoding glycosyltransferase — protein MSGDDSWAPGIPPGLPSVSIVIPAYNEESVIRQCLIAAIYQSVPAHEIIVVDNKSTDSTCAIVEQIQLEYPESPISLLHQSKEQGLIPTRNYGLNHATGDVLGRIDADSVIEPDWVEQLQLAFTDSAISAATGPVVYYDMPLRRFGLKADDKMRQLMLKLAKHQYHFLFGSNMALRRSAWEQIRDETCRDKKDEMHEDIDLSLHLAEHSLKVQYVQTMVSGMSARRLEDSPRDYRYYVTRFERTYKAHNVKGLALKTPMVVFFSVYFPLKVVRAVHTANVNQMARRALRS, from the coding sequence ATGTCAGGCGATGACTCATGGGCCCCAGGAATTCCACCGGGCCTGCCGAGTGTATCCATAGTGATCCCGGCATACAACGAAGAAAGCGTGATCAGGCAATGCCTGATCGCCGCAATTTACCAATCCGTTCCGGCGCACGAAATAATCGTGGTCGACAACAAATCCACTGACTCAACCTGTGCAATCGTTGAGCAAATTCAGTTGGAATACCCGGAGAGCCCCATCTCTTTGCTCCATCAAAGCAAAGAACAAGGCCTCATCCCGACTCGAAACTACGGACTAAACCACGCAACGGGTGATGTCTTGGGCCGAATCGATGCAGATTCGGTCATCGAACCGGACTGGGTTGAACAGCTACAACTAGCCTTCACTGACTCCGCCATTTCGGCCGCGACTGGTCCGGTCGTTTATTACGATATGCCTTTGCGGCGCTTCGGTCTGAAAGCTGACGACAAGATGCGTCAACTAATGCTCAAGCTTGCCAAACATCAATACCATTTTCTCTTCGGGTCCAATATGGCCCTTCGGCGCAGCGCTTGGGAACAGATCAGGGACGAGACCTGCCGGGACAAAAAAGACGAAATGCATGAGGATATTGATTTGTCCCTGCATTTAGCTGAACACTCGCTCAAAGTTCAATACGTGCAGACCATGGTTAGTGGCATGTCTGCCCGCAGACTAGAAGATTCTCCGAGAGATTACCGTTACTACGTGACCCGCTTCGAACGGACCTACAAGGCGCACAATGTGAAAGGTCTAGCCTTGAAGACACCTATGGTGGTCTTCTTCTCGGTGTATTTCCCCTTGAAGGTCGTGCGAGCAGTACACACTGCCAACGTCAATCAGATGGCACGACGGGCGCTGCGTTCCTAA
- a CDS encoding EamA family transporter, with the protein MNFVLATIAILGVAASGPIMAATAAPAIAIAFWRNALGAVLMGAPTMLRQRSKFRQLTGKDVFWAAVAAVALAMHFACFITALKLTSVATATALVCLQSAWIVLFQLLRKVKQVPAIFNWPCFGFCRCSDHYRIRFRHLADGDYW; encoded by the coding sequence GTGAACTTCGTATTGGCCACGATTGCCATTTTGGGCGTCGCTGCATCCGGCCCCATTATGGCCGCGACCGCAGCACCGGCAATAGCCATCGCTTTTTGGCGAAATGCGCTGGGTGCAGTGCTTATGGGCGCCCCAACAATGCTCAGGCAACGAAGCAAGTTCCGTCAGCTGACTGGTAAGGATGTTTTTTGGGCAGCGGTAGCAGCAGTGGCCCTGGCTATGCACTTCGCCTGTTTCATCACGGCGCTCAAACTGACCTCAGTTGCTACCGCTACCGCTCTGGTTTGTTTGCAGTCGGCCTGGATTGTGTTGTTTCAGTTACTGCGGAAAGTGAAACAGGTACCGGCGATCTTTAATTGGCCTTGCTTTGGCTTTTGCCGGTGTAGTGATCATTACCGGATTCGATTTAGGCACCTCGCCGACGGCGATTATTGGTGA
- a CDS encoding DUF721 domain-containing protein: MTESENGHESETWADAKDQGIDAAQSALNRMREAAKSRGDRRVRSAAALSKSQRAKARPGGKSSENDVFVGRDPQGLGGIVSRMVAERGWSSPVAVGSVMAQWNTLVGAEISAHCQPESFTGTVLHVRCDSTSWATQLRLLSASLLARFDADLGSGVVTKIQVLGPTAPNWRKGGRTVNGRGPRDTYG; the protein is encoded by the coding sequence ATGACTGAGTCAGAGAACGGTCATGAATCAGAGACCTGGGCGGATGCTAAAGATCAGGGCATTGATGCGGCGCAATCTGCGCTAAATCGAATGCGGGAAGCCGCCAAATCTCGCGGTGATCGACGGGTGCGCAGCGCAGCCGCGTTGAGTAAAAGTCAACGCGCTAAAGCGCGCCCCGGTGGGAAGTCATCTGAAAATGATGTTTTTGTGGGTCGCGATCCACAAGGCTTGGGTGGCATCGTTTCGCGGATGGTTGCCGAACGCGGCTGGTCATCCCCAGTAGCAGTTGGTTCGGTGATGGCGCAATGGAACACCCTTGTTGGCGCTGAAATTTCAGCTCATTGTCAGCCCGAATCTTTCACCGGTACCGTGCTACACGTTCGCTGCGATTCGACCAGTTGGGCTACCCAACTGAGGCTACTTTCGGCAAGCCTCTTAGCGCGATTTGACGCAGATTTGGGCAGCGGAGTGGTGACAAAAATCCAGGTATTAGGGCCCACCGCGCCAAACTGGCGCAAGGGTGGCCGAACAGTAAATGGCCGCGGCCCAAGAGACACCTACGGCTGA
- the dnaN gene encoding DNA polymerase III subunit beta has protein sequence MKFRVERDVLNDAVSWAARALSPRPPVPVLSGLLLKASAGTLSLSSFDYEISARLEIPADIAEEGTILVSGRLLADICRSLPSAPVEVSTDGSKVILTCRNSRFNLATMPEADYPELPALPKISGTVAGDAFAKAVTQVTVAASKDDTLPILAGVKVEIEDDLITLLATDRYRLAMRELNWKPAVPGISTSALVKAKTLSEVAKTLGGAGEINISLSEDSELIGFESGGRRTTSLLVDGDYPKIRSLFPENTPIHATVETSALVEAVRRVALVAERNTQVRLAFTDGQVGLDAGTGEDAQASEALEAALTGEEITVAFNPHYLSEGLNAFESKYVRFSFTSAPKPAMMTAQDSIDGDDQDHYRYLVMPVRLPNQ, from the coding sequence GTGAAGTTCCGAGTTGAACGGGATGTTCTCAATGACGCGGTGAGCTGGGCGGCACGAGCTCTTTCACCTCGCCCTCCGGTACCAGTTTTGTCCGGGCTGTTGCTCAAAGCGTCAGCTGGCACACTGAGCTTGTCGAGTTTTGACTACGAAATCTCAGCCCGCCTCGAAATCCCGGCAGATATTGCTGAAGAAGGCACCATCTTGGTTTCGGGACGGCTATTGGCTGATATTTGCCGAAGCTTACCCTCCGCACCGGTGGAAGTAAGCACCGATGGGTCGAAGGTAATTTTGACTTGTCGAAACTCTCGCTTCAATTTGGCAACCATGCCAGAGGCCGATTATCCAGAACTTCCAGCGCTGCCAAAAATCAGCGGCACTGTTGCCGGTGATGCGTTTGCCAAAGCGGTTACTCAGGTCACGGTCGCGGCTAGCAAAGATGACACTTTGCCTATTTTGGCCGGCGTCAAGGTTGAAATTGAAGACGATCTAATCACCTTGTTGGCCACTGACCGGTACCGATTGGCCATGCGCGAGCTCAATTGGAAGCCAGCGGTGCCAGGTATCTCGACCTCTGCATTGGTCAAAGCCAAAACTTTGAGCGAAGTCGCGAAAACTCTTGGCGGCGCGGGTGAGATCAACATTTCGCTTTCGGAAGATTCCGAGCTTATTGGCTTCGAAAGCGGCGGCCGTCGGACCACCTCGTTGCTAGTTGACGGCGACTATCCAAAAATTCGTTCTCTTTTCCCCGAAAATACGCCAATTCACGCCACTGTTGAGACCTCTGCGCTGGTTGAAGCGGTGCGCCGCGTGGCCTTGGTCGCGGAACGAAATACGCAAGTTCGGCTAGCCTTTACCGATGGCCAAGTCGGTCTAGATGCCGGAACTGGCGAGGATGCACAAGCTTCAGAGGCGCTCGAAGCGGCGCTCACCGGAGAAGAAATCACTGTTGCCTTCAACCCGCATTATTTGAGCGAAGGTTTGAACGCATTTGAAAGTAAATATGTTCGGTTTTCTTTCACCTCTGCACCGAAACCGGCCATGATGACGGCGCAAGACAGCATCGATGGCGATGATCAAGATCACTACCGCTACCTCGTTATGCCAGTAAGACTTCCTAACCAGTAA